GGAATACCCTGTTGCCGCCTCAAGCGCGTGGCAGAATGTATGCCCCAAATTCAGTAAAGCACGATCACCCTGTTCGGTTTCATCCCGCGCAACGATATCGGCTTTCATCTGCACAGAACGCGTGACAGCCCGCACGCGTGCCGCCATGTCTCCGGCGGACACACTTGGTCCGTTTTGTTCGAGCCAGTCAAAGAATTCCGCGTCACCCAGCAGACCGTATTTCACGACCTCACCATACCCCGACAGAAAATCCCTCTGGGTCATGGTCCCCAGAACCGATGTATCCGCCAGAACGAGTGAAGGTTGATGGAACGCCCCAATCAGGTTTTTACCCTGAGGCGCATTGATCCCGGTTTTGCCCCCAACCGAGCTGTCGACCTGTGCCAGCAGCGAGGTGGGGATCTGCACAAACCTGACCCCGCGGCGCAGAACAGCCGCAGCAAAACCTGCAAGGTCGCCAATGACACCACCACCCAAAGCCACAACCACGTCACGGCGTTCGACTTTCTCGGACAAGAGCCATTCAACGGCGCGTTCGAAATGTGGCCAGCTTTTTGTGGCCTCGCCAGCGGGCAAAGCCAGCGCGGTCATCTCGATCCCCGCAGCGCTGAGCCCCGCGCGCAACGCGTCCAAATGCAGGTCAGCCACGTTTTCATCGGTTAAGACAGCGACTTTGGGGCGCGGCAATAGTGGGGAAATCCACTCGCCAGCCCGCGCCAGCAGATCCGGCCCGATTTCAACATCATACGAACGGTCGCCCAGGTCCACATGTACTGTTTGATGCATTACTTCTGTTCCAAAACATCGGGGCGCGCCAGCAAAGCGTCGACAACCCTGTCCACCATATTTTCGATCGAGGTTTCGCCATCCGACTCTGCGATCAAATCCGCCTCGGCATAAACGGGCACGCGCGCCTCGTAGAGAGCCTTTAGTGTCGCATAAGGATCAGCCGTTCGCAGCAGCGGGCGCGTGTCTTTGTGGCGTACCCGGTTCCACAAAACGTTCAGAT
The genomic region above belongs to Ruegeria sp. HKCCD4315 and contains:
- the aroB gene encoding 3-dehydroquinate synthase; this translates as MHQTVHVDLGDRSYDVEIGPDLLARAGEWISPLLPRPKVAVLTDENVADLHLDALRAGLSAAGIEMTALALPAGEATKSWPHFERAVEWLLSEKVERRDVVVALGGGVIGDLAGFAAAVLRRGVRFVQIPTSLLAQVDSSVGGKTGINAPQGKNLIGAFHQPSLVLADTSVLGTMTQRDFLSGYGEVVKYGLLGDAEFFDWLEQNGPSVSAGDMAARVRAVTRSVQMKADIVARDETEQGDRALLNLGHTFCHALEAATGYSDRLLHGEGVAIGCALAFELSSRLGLCSQEDPSRVRAHLRAMGMKTDLADIPGDLPSADALVELMGQDKKVVDGQLRFILARGIGQAFVTSDVPKDAVLSVLSDALATV